Proteins encoded within one genomic window of Desulfurella sp.:
- a CDS encoding DHA2 family efflux MFS transporter permease subunit — MAQQKVNPYVIALTVMIPTFMVLMDTSIVSVALPYIAGPLSVTPDDAAWTLTVYIAANAIILPVTGFFAQKFGRKKFFLFNVITFTVSSFLCGIAPNLDLLLIFRALQGFSGGTLQPLSQAILMESFPIEKRTQAMSIFSIGVVFAPILGPLLGGYIVNNYDWRWMFLINVPFGILATIMIILFIFDPDYAKAKKELKIDYTALSFLVLGIGSLQTMLDRGQEYDWFNSNFIVVLGLMSFFFISMFLIKNYFSKTPLIRMYLLKDKNYAFSAIAMFFLGFLFFTTVALLPNLVQTLLKYDAYTAGLIMMPGGIASLVVIVILGRFSTKINQKIAIFIGSLVVFYALYLMEQINLSASPYFITLGRVIIGFGLPLIFIPINVLAFNFLKKEDMNEASSVINFTRNIGGSFGISFMIDTFVQRRWEFHRDALVSHINNANPIFNNLFEKMRLYLVDRGFSFADSYHKAIALANNTLNAQSLIMSYQDAFHVMMWMSLIFIVFLPFIKRVKNKANTPVNFEM, encoded by the coding sequence ATGGCACAACAGAAAGTAAACCCATATGTGATAGCACTTACGGTGATGATACCAACCTTTATGGTTCTTATGGATACATCCATTGTTAGTGTAGCTTTACCGTATATTGCAGGACCACTATCTGTTACACCGGATGATGCAGCCTGGACACTGACTGTATATATCGCAGCCAATGCTATAATTCTTCCCGTTACGGGCTTTTTTGCTCAAAAGTTTGGTAGAAAAAAATTTTTTCTTTTTAATGTTATTACTTTTACTGTATCTTCATTTTTATGCGGTATTGCTCCAAATCTAGACCTTTTGCTAATATTTAGGGCGCTTCAAGGTTTTAGTGGTGGTACGCTTCAGCCATTATCTCAGGCAATACTTATGGAGAGTTTTCCTATTGAAAAACGTACGCAAGCAATGAGTATCTTTTCTATAGGTGTTGTATTTGCACCAATTTTGGGACCTTTGCTTGGAGGCTATATTGTAAATAATTACGATTGGCGCTGGATGTTTTTAATTAATGTTCCATTTGGTATTTTAGCTACCATAATGATAATTTTGTTCATATTTGATCCGGATTATGCTAAAGCTAAGAAAGAATTAAAAATAGACTATACTGCCTTAAGTTTTTTAGTACTTGGCATTGGTTCACTGCAAACAATGTTAGATAGAGGCCAGGAGTATGATTGGTTTAATTCTAATTTTATTGTAGTGCTTGGATTGATGAGTTTCTTTTTTATATCAATGTTTTTAATTAAAAATTACTTTTCAAAAACACCGCTTATTAGAATGTATCTGCTAAAAGATAAAAATTATGCATTTAGTGCAATTGCAATGTTTTTTCTGGGTTTTTTGTTTTTTACCACAGTAGCTTTACTGCCAAATTTAGTACAAACACTGTTAAAGTATGATGCCTATACTGCAGGCCTTATAATGATGCCAGGTGGTATTGCAAGCCTGGTTGTAATTGTTATTCTTGGACGGTTTTCTACTAAAATTAATCAAAAGATAGCTATTTTTATAGGTAGTCTGGTTGTGTTTTATGCGCTTTATCTAATGGAGCAGATAAACCTGAGCGCATCGCCGTACTTTATAACACTAGGGAGAGTTATAATAGGCTTTGGCTTGCCTTTGATTTTTATACCTATAAATGTGCTTGCATTTAATTTTTTAAAAAAGGAAGATATGAATGAAGCAAGCAGCGTTATTAACTTTACAAGAAATATAGGCGGAAGCTTTGGAATATCGTTTATGATTGATACATTTGTGCAAAGAAGATGGGAATTTCATAGAGATGCATTGGTATCGCACATAAATAATGCTAATCCAATTTTCAATAATCTATTTGAAAAGATGAGACTTTACCTTGTGGATAGGGGATTTTCTTTTGCAGACTCATACCACAAAGCTATTGCTTTGGCAAACAATACGCTCAATGCGCAAAGTTTGATAATGTCATACCAGGACGCATTTCATGTAATGATGTGGATGTCTTTGATATTTATAGTATTTTTACCATTTATTAAACGTGTAAAAAATAAAGCTAATACTCCGGTTAACTTTGAGATGTAG